The sequence AACGGTGCCGCCGGCGTGCATATTGAAGATCAGGTACAAGCAAAACGTTGTGGTCACCGCCCGAACAAAGAAATTGTGAGTGCAGCGGAAATGGTTGATCGGATGAAAGCCGCTGCCGATGCCAAAACGGATCCGGACTTCGTCCTGATGGCGCGTACCGATGCCGCCGCTGTCGAGGGGCTAGACAGTGCTATTGACCGCAGTTGTCGTTACGTGGAGGCGGGGGCAGATATGATCTTCGCCGAAGCCTTGACGGAACTGGATCAGTACCGAAAGTTTGCAGGTTCGGTTGACGCTCCCATCTTAGCGAATATCACCGAGTTCGGAAAAACACCACTCTATACGATAGAAGAGCTCAGGGATGCGGGGGTCAGTCTTGTGCTTTATCCATTGTCGGCATTCCGTGCAATGAGTGCAGCTGCGCTTAATGTGTATCAGACATTACGCCGTGAGGGCACACAAAAGGACGTAATCCATACCATGCAGACGCGGGCGGAACTATATGACTTCTTAGACTACCACGAATATGAACGCAAACTCGATCAGCTTTTGAACGCGGATCGGGAAAAAGATTAACCGTTCCAACAGTTCCCGCTAAATTGACAGAGGAGGATGAAACCAATGCAGGCAAAAAAAACTGGGGGGTTAGCCGGCGTGATCGCAGGCGAAACCGCAATCGCTACGGTGGGAAAAGAGGGCGTTGGACTCACCTATCGCGGGTATTCCATTTACGATTTAGCGGAACATGCCACCTTTGAAGCGACAGCCTACCTGCTGATCCACGGCAAATTGCCGACGCAAACCGAACTTGACAGCTACAAGCAAAAACTGATACAGCTGCGTGGTCTACCAGATGGGCTTAAAATAGTACTTGAGCAGGTGCCGGGGGATGCACACCCGATGGACGTTTTGCGGACCGGCTGTTCAGCTTTGGGTACGATGGAGAGTGAAGACAACGAAAGTGATCCGTCCCATATTGCGGACAGGCTGACTGCCTGTCTCGGTTCAATGCTACTCTACTGGCACCATTTTCACACGAACAGCAGACAGATCGACGTTGAAACGGACGATGAAACCACCGCCGGACACTTTCTGCATCTACTGCACGGAAAGCAACCGAATGAATTGCAACGGAAAGCTGTTGATGTGTCGTTAATCCTCTATGCAGAACACGAATTTAATGCGTCAACGTTTGCGGCGCGGGTTGCAACTTCCACCCTATCCGATTTCTACTCCGCAATTGTTGGGGCTATCGGAACGTTGCGTGGACCTTTACACGGCGGTGCAAACGAAGCCGCGATGGAACTGATTGAACGATTCCAGACGCCAGACGAAGCCGAAGCTGCTATTCTGGACATGCTTGAACAGAGGCAACTAATCATGGGCTTTGGACACCGCGTCTACAAAATTTCCGACCCACGTTCAGACATTATTAAGGGTTGGTCACAGAAACTCTCTGAAGCAGGCGGAGATAGGTTACCTTACGAAGTTTCTGAACGAATTGAGCAGGTGATGTGGCGGGAAAAGAAACTGTTCCCGAACCTAGATTTCTATAGTGCCTCCGCTTATCATCTGT comes from Candidatus Poribacteria bacterium and encodes:
- the prpC gene encoding 2-methylcitrate synthase codes for the protein MQAKKTGGLAGVIAGETAIATVGKEGVGLTYRGYSIYDLAEHATFEATAYLLIHGKLPTQTELDSYKQKLIQLRGLPDGLKIVLEQVPGDAHPMDVLRTGCSALGTMESEDNESDPSHIADRLTACLGSMLLYWHHFHTNSRQIDVETDDETTAGHFLHLLHGKQPNELQRKAVDVSLILYAEHEFNASTFAARVATSTLSDFYSAIVGAIGTLRGPLHGGANEAAMELIERFQTPDEAEAAILDMLEQRQLIMGFGHRVYKISDPRSDIIKGWSQKLSEAGGDRLPYEVSERIEQVMWREKKLFPNLDFYSASAYHLCGIPTPMFTPIFVMSRITGWAAHVIEQRSDNRLIRPRADYIGPEPRSFVPTEERT